A genomic window from Acidimicrobiia bacterium includes:
- a CDS encoding ABC transporter permease, whose translation MIAAPFFRWDWVFNHLDLIRDKVAEHLVLTGIALGVGLAISVALALVGLRFPRLYPPITWVTGVLYTIPSLALFAFLVPITGFTTLTAEIGLVSYTLLILIRNIVAGIQGVDPAVREAALGMGYAPRRLFLEIELPLALPVILAGIRIAAVTTIGLVTITALIGKGGVGFFILDGLSRFFHTEIVLGTALSVILAVVVDLSLVLAQRLLTPWASRRTPVAG comes from the coding sequence ATGATCGCCGCCCCCTTCTTCCGGTGGGACTGGGTGTTCAACCATCTCGACCTCATCCGGGACAAGGTCGCCGAACATCTGGTACTCACCGGGATCGCCCTCGGAGTCGGGCTTGCCATCTCCGTGGCGCTCGCCCTGGTCGGCTTGCGGTTCCCCCGCCTCTACCCCCCCATCACCTGGGTGACCGGCGTGCTGTACACCATCCCCTCCCTCGCCCTGTTTGCGTTCCTGGTCCCGATTACCGGGTTCACCACCCTCACCGCAGAGATCGGGCTGGTCTCCTACACCCTGCTGATCCTGATCCGCAACATCGTGGCCGGGATCCAGGGGGTCGATCCTGCGGTGCGCGAAGCGGCCCTCGGGATGGGCTACGCCCCGCGCCGGCTGTTCCTCGAAATCGAACTCCCGTTGGCGCTGCCGGTGATCCTCGCCGGAATCCGCATCGCCGCCGTCACCACGATCGGTCTGGTCACCATCACTGCGCTGATCGGAAAGGGCGGGGTGGGCTTTTTCATCCTCGACGGGTTGAGCCGGTTCTTCCACACCGAGATCGTGCTCGGCACCGCGCTCTCGGTGATCCTGGCGGTGGTGGTCGACCTCTCCCTCGTGCTGGCCCAACGCCTCCTCACCCCGTGGGCCAGTCGCCGGACCCCGGTGGCGGGCTGA
- a CDS encoding ABC transporter permease produces the protein MDFFVDLIQWFGDNWSGDTGWVARTWEHLWISGVAVVAAMAVAIPLGAWLGHTGRGGLIAVSVVNIGRALPSFGIIALALPLTIWLARTTPLIDSGIGFAPTVVALFFLALPPIFTNTYAGVRGVDADIVEAARGMGIGERKIVTEVEMPIASPVILTGIRVTAVQVVATATLGALVGFGGYGRFIVDGIATQDRLELVGGAVLVALLSILTEVGFSVLERVVIPGGIRRRRRSDVDPFLAT, from the coding sequence ATGGACTTCTTCGTCGACCTGATCCAGTGGTTCGGGGACAACTGGAGCGGAGACACCGGATGGGTGGCGCGCACCTGGGAGCACCTCTGGATCTCCGGAGTGGCAGTGGTGGCCGCAATGGCGGTGGCGATCCCGCTCGGCGCGTGGCTGGGCCACACTGGCCGCGGTGGCCTGATCGCAGTGTCTGTCGTCAACATTGGACGCGCCCTCCCCTCCTTCGGGATCATCGCACTGGCGCTTCCGCTCACCATCTGGCTGGCGCGGACGACACCATTGATCGACAGCGGGATCGGTTTCGCCCCCACGGTGGTGGCTCTGTTCTTCTTGGCACTGCCACCGATCTTCACCAACACGTACGCCGGGGTCCGCGGGGTCGACGCCGACATCGTGGAGGCGGCGCGGGGAATGGGGATCGGTGAGCGGAAAATCGTCACGGAAGTCGAGATGCCGATCGCGTCACCGGTGATTCTCACCGGAATCCGGGTCACCGCGGTCCAGGTGGTGGCGACCGCCACCCTCGGCGCCCTCGTGGGATTTGGGGGCTATGGACGGTTCATCGTCGATGGGATCGCCACCCAAGATCGGCTCGAATTGGTGGGCGGGGCGGTCCTGGTGGCGTTGCTGTCCATTCTCACGGAGGTGGGGTTCTCGGTACTCGAACGGGTGGTGATTCCCGGAGGGATTCGACGCCGGAGGCGCTCCGATGTCGACCCATTCCTGGCCACCTGA
- a CDS encoding ABC transporter substrate-binding protein, translated as MRRRFRSRVVGAALVATSLIAGACGDDAGPGDDTKEGPTIVVGSTNFGEQLILGEIYAQVLEANGYSVERRFNLGQREIVNPALKDGEIHLLVEYTGTLLTFEGGTSTTDSAATHAALQAALADSGLVALAYAPAQDKNGIVVTAATASELGLAAVSDLAAHNGTLVFGGPPECPERAFCLIGLQDVYGLDFADFVPLDVGGPLTVAALEGGAIDVALLFTSDGVIAAKGFVLLEDDMNLQPAENIVPVVHGDIIDAYGDEFIALLDSVSAQITTAELSELNKQYGIDAVDADVLAAGWLTEKGFLP; from the coding sequence ATGCGGAGACGATTCCGCAGTCGGGTCGTCGGGGCGGCCCTTGTTGCCACATCCCTCATCGCGGGGGCGTGCGGCGACGATGCCGGGCCGGGTGACGACACCAAAGAGGGGCCGACGATCGTCGTCGGCTCGACCAATTTCGGCGAGCAGCTGATCCTCGGCGAGATCTACGCGCAGGTACTCGAGGCAAATGGATATTCGGTGGAACGCAGGTTCAACCTCGGCCAACGCGAGATCGTCAACCCGGCGCTCAAGGACGGGGAAATCCACCTCCTCGTCGAATACACCGGGACGCTGCTCACCTTCGAGGGGGGCACCTCGACAACCGACTCCGCCGCGACCCATGCCGCTCTGCAGGCGGCGCTCGCCGATTCAGGGCTGGTTGCCCTCGCCTACGCCCCCGCTCAGGACAAGAACGGGATCGTGGTGACCGCGGCGACCGCTTCCGAATTGGGGCTGGCGGCGGTGAGCGACCTGGCCGCTCACAACGGCACCCTCGTATTCGGCGGTCCCCCCGAGTGCCCTGAGCGGGCGTTCTGCCTGATCGGCCTCCAGGACGTCTATGGACTGGACTTTGCCGACTTCGTGCCGCTCGATGTGGGCGGACCACTCACCGTGGCCGCGCTCGAGGGCGGGGCGATCGACGTGGCGTTGCTGTTCACGTCGGACGGCGTGATCGCCGCCAAGGGATTCGTATTGCTCGAAGACGATATGAACCTGCAGCCGGCCGAGAACATCGTCCCCGTGGTCCACGGCGACATCATCGATGCCTATGGCGATGAGTTCATCGCTCTGCTCGACTCGGTGAGCGCCCAGATCACCACCGCCGAGCTCTCCGAGCTCAACAAGCAGTACGGCATCGATGCAGTCGACGCAGACGTGCTGGCGGCCGGTTGGCTGACGGAGAAGGGCTTCCTCCCGTAA
- a CDS encoding DUF1684 domain-containing protein: MTDLLTSSIDVWDWRRRVTDLYGAVRSSEPQAGWWTWRNERDRLFADHPQSPLPVAERSDFTRIPYFDYSPSMRVLAEVTTAPEPTPFGLPHSGNGTTDAIAFGIAVFEIEGRQATLPIYRLLEYGDGFFLPFRDRTNGSETYGGGRYLIDTVKGADLGFESSRLVLDFNFAYHPSCVHSPMWSCPLAPPGSTLAVEIRAGERLVGT; this comes from the coding sequence GTGACCGATCTGCTGACCTCCTCGATCGACGTGTGGGACTGGAGGCGGAGGGTCACCGACCTCTACGGCGCGGTGCGATCCTCTGAGCCGCAAGCCGGATGGTGGACCTGGCGCAACGAGCGAGACCGGCTCTTCGCCGACCATCCGCAGAGCCCGCTACCCGTGGCGGAAAGGTCAGACTTCACCCGAATCCCGTACTTCGACTACTCCCCGTCGATGCGGGTGCTCGCCGAAGTCACCACCGCCCCCGAGCCGACACCCTTCGGTCTGCCCCACAGCGGCAATGGAACCACCGACGCGATCGCGTTCGGGATCGCTGTCTTCGAGATCGAGGGTCGGCAGGCCACGCTTCCCATCTATCGCCTCCTCGAATACGGAGACGGGTTCTTCTTGCCGTTTCGCGACCGGACCAATGGCTCGGAGACCTACGGGGGCGGGCGATATCTGATCGACACGGTCAAGGGTGCGGATCTCGGGTTCGAGAGCAGCCGGCTGGTGCTCGATTTCAACTTTGCCTATCACCCGTCGTGCGTGCACTCTCCAATGTGGTCATGTCCCCTCGCTCCTCCCGGGAGCACTCTGGCGGTTGAGATCCGGGCTGGAGAGCGCCTGGTGGGCACATGA
- a CDS encoding nitroreductase/quinone reductase family protein has translation MTPQHADATNGYLQTIGRVSGQPHEIEIWFAVDRGVVYLLSGSGGNSDWCRNLDANAAAEFTIDDTVYPVLGRRVNDPDEAARARRAVFDKYSERYGGDLVEWRDTSAPFALDPIRAGR, from the coding sequence ATGACCCCGCAGCATGCCGACGCCACCAACGGGTATCTACAGACCATCGGTCGCGTCTCCGGCCAGCCGCACGAAATCGAGATCTGGTTCGCGGTGGACCGAGGGGTGGTGTACCTGCTGTCGGGATCGGGCGGGAACAGCGACTGGTGCCGGAACCTCGACGCCAACGCTGCCGCCGAGTTCACGATCGACGACACCGTCTATCCGGTGCTCGGCCGGCGAGTGAACGATCCCGATGAGGCCGCCCGCGCCCGACGCGCGGTCTTCGACAAGTACTCCGAACGCTACGGCGGCGACCTGGTGGAGTGGCGGGACACTTCCGCTCCATTTGCCCTCGACCCCATCAGGGCCGGCCGATAG
- a CDS encoding TPM domain-containing protein: MRDHLAMRASLSSLVAGSLLLASGSAAALQPATCPPYQGIVCEGWVTDAAGVIINDETVEAAAGRLVAEHGHEIAVVIVATTGSIEPDEFAAGIGNTWGVGDAEDDDGIVVLIALAERRTEIVTGSGLRIANLNTIAGAGNSSFAANDFDSGVVAILSAIELALEGGGVTLPGGEDPDGGSGFVGTIARVLASLGMVGAGWALVARGRSSRASRTKISRASFVDDALDKLEPAGHELPTLGDYAVPASPNAPDVPTGRAIEAIMAIGGRRPLADPEALAAIWHAGTIELVDRERLLADAVEPLELRVSEEKEILEEATEQASRDALAVGLRSGDEFRARMRELENLVNALRPHRVAYARQKTAESLVDSLVETPAGWAGVTDFGARLLRAAPALDPAATLSESVREIEAARAVAAEKTTRLEALYDELPASTARPAVAAALADLDDDVDAAVARFEAVRAALEDEGDLLERDGLDVPAIAALLLMNRDEGNVKQFVRTYRARRNGGAEPSAAVEFALAGLRDPAEIRRIQKEAGRLGLPVSITAALLRRRDDGPEAYQAILDELAGHGIRGETRRTIAGVLAISLEPSRAVERWAAALAALEALGLDGDGSYAQVAAAFGASDARGPRAFALSYAAQREQLAVSTVDDAERFAPELAHEGTSRQTDSWTGDPIPPDYGSFDPFTFFYYHWVITRGSAGSMGWEPIHNDRSWSGDRSSWWGGFGGGGGFGSRTSSSGGSSWGSSGSTSFGGFGGGGGFSGGGGGGGGGGGSSGGSGW; encoded by the coding sequence ATGCGCGATCATCTCGCCATGCGCGCCTCCCTCAGCAGCCTGGTCGCTGGATCACTCCTCCTCGCGTCAGGTTCGGCCGCTGCGCTCCAGCCGGCGACCTGCCCCCCGTACCAGGGCATCGTCTGCGAGGGGTGGGTCACCGACGCCGCCGGTGTGATCATCAACGACGAGACCGTCGAAGCGGCGGCCGGACGACTCGTGGCCGAGCACGGACACGAGATCGCCGTGGTCATCGTCGCCACCACCGGATCGATCGAGCCAGATGAGTTCGCCGCGGGGATAGGGAACACCTGGGGAGTAGGCGACGCCGAGGACGACGACGGCATCGTGGTGCTGATCGCCCTCGCCGAGCGCCGCACCGAAATCGTCACCGGCTCCGGCCTCCGCATCGCCAACCTCAACACGATCGCTGGCGCCGGCAACTCGTCATTTGCAGCCAACGACTTCGACTCGGGGGTGGTCGCCATTCTGTCGGCAATCGAACTCGCGTTGGAAGGCGGCGGGGTCACGCTGCCGGGCGGGGAAGATCCGGATGGCGGCTCGGGCTTCGTCGGCACCATCGCCCGGGTGCTGGCGTCGCTCGGCATGGTCGGCGCGGGATGGGCACTGGTGGCGCGGGGCCGCAGCAGCCGCGCCTCGCGGACCAAGATCAGCCGGGCCTCGTTCGTCGACGACGCCCTCGACAAGTTGGAACCGGCAGGCCACGAACTGCCGACCCTCGGGGACTACGCGGTGCCGGCGTCCCCGAACGCACCCGACGTCCCCACCGGCAGGGCCATCGAAGCGATCATGGCGATCGGAGGCCGGCGACCATTGGCTGACCCCGAAGCCTTGGCCGCCATCTGGCACGCCGGCACGATCGAATTGGTCGACCGCGAGCGCCTGCTGGCAGACGCCGTGGAACCCCTCGAACTGCGGGTGTCCGAGGAGAAGGAAATTCTCGAGGAGGCGACGGAGCAAGCGAGTCGGGATGCACTCGCCGTGGGCCTGCGAAGCGGCGACGAATTCCGTGCCCGAATGCGCGAGCTCGAGAATCTGGTGAACGCCCTCCGGCCGCACCGGGTGGCATACGCCCGGCAGAAGACCGCCGAGAGCCTGGTCGACTCGCTGGTCGAGACGCCTGCGGGCTGGGCCGGCGTCACCGACTTCGGAGCCCGCCTGCTGCGGGCAGCCCCGGCCCTCGACCCGGCGGCGACACTCAGCGAGTCGGTGCGGGAGATCGAAGCCGCTCGGGCGGTGGCCGCCGAGAAGACCACCCGTCTCGAGGCGCTGTACGACGAACTGCCCGCTTCGACGGCCCGTCCGGCGGTGGCGGCGGCGCTGGCCGATCTCGACGACGACGTCGACGCCGCCGTTGCCCGGTTCGAAGCCGTTCGCGCGGCCCTCGAAGATGAAGGCGACCTGCTCGAGCGCGACGGTCTCGATGTGCCTGCCATCGCCGCGCTGTTGTTGATGAACCGTGACGAGGGCAACGTGAAGCAGTTCGTGCGGACATATCGGGCGCGTCGCAATGGTGGGGCCGAGCCGTCTGCAGCGGTCGAGTTCGCCCTCGCCGGCCTCCGCGACCCGGCCGAGATCCGGAGGATCCAGAAGGAAGCCGGCCGGCTGGGGCTACCGGTGTCCATCACCGCGGCTCTGCTGCGGCGCCGCGACGACGGGCCTGAGGCGTATCAGGCGATCCTGGACGAATTGGCGGGACACGGGATCAGGGGCGAGACGCGCCGCACCATCGCCGGGGTGCTGGCCATCTCGCTCGAGCCGAGCCGGGCGGTGGAGCGTTGGGCAGCGGCCCTCGCCGCGCTCGAGGCGCTCGGCCTCGACGGGGACGGCTCCTATGCGCAGGTGGCCGCCGCCTTCGGGGCGTCGGATGCCCGGGGACCGCGGGCCTTCGCCCTCTCCTACGCGGCTCAGCGAGAGCAGCTCGCCGTCTCGACCGTGGACGACGCCGAGAGATTCGCCCCCGAGCTCGCCCACGAAGGCACCTCCCGACAGACGGACTCGTGGACCGGCGACCCGATACCACCGGACTACGGCTCCTTCGATCCGTTCACCTTCTTCTACTACCACTGGGTGATCACCCGGGGTTCGGCCGGCTCGATGGGCTGGGAGCCGATCCACAACGACCGGTCGTGGAGCGGTGACCGTTCCTCGTGGTGGGGTGGGTTCGGCGGTGGGGGCGGATTCGGCAGCCGCACCTCGTCGTCCGGCGGGTCCTCCTGGGGGTCGTCAGGCAGCACCTCGTTCGGTGGGTTCGGCGGGGGCGGGGGGTTCAGCGGCGGAGGCGGGGGCGGCGGTGGAGGCGGGGGCTCGTCGGGCGGGAGCGGTTGGTGA
- a CDS encoding RNA methyltransferase: MTDPIKSPSNPRIKALVRLRNRRERDRSGRFLVEGYREFSRALGAGIVIDELYVAPGLFLGHNEAALVARAAATGTEIIDVADAAFARASYRDRPEGLIAVARQFPTAISDIDLSGNPLVLVVEAIEKPGNLGTMLRTADAAGATAVIVADPNTDPFNPNVVRASLGTLFTVPIAVTDTASAIDQLRANRVRVLAATPLGAMPHHSVDLTGPIALVVGSEQYGLSDAWLEDADARIVIRMPGSVDSLNAAMAAGILLFEAVRQREHLALPDRGGEEH; the protein is encoded by the coding sequence GTGACCGATCCGATCAAGAGCCCCAGCAACCCCCGCATCAAGGCTCTGGTGCGGCTGAGAAATCGTCGGGAACGGGATCGGTCGGGAAGATTCCTGGTCGAGGGGTACCGCGAGTTCTCCCGTGCTCTCGGTGCCGGCATCGTCATCGACGAGCTGTATGTCGCCCCCGGGTTGTTCCTGGGGCACAACGAGGCGGCGCTCGTCGCTCGGGCCGCCGCCACCGGAACGGAGATCATCGACGTGGCTGACGCGGCGTTCGCCCGCGCTTCGTACCGCGACCGGCCCGAGGGCCTGATCGCCGTGGCCCGGCAATTCCCGACTGCCATCTCAGACATCGATCTCTCGGGCAACCCTCTGGTACTGGTGGTCGAAGCAATCGAGAAGCCCGGGAACCTGGGAACGATGCTGCGTACGGCCGACGCCGCTGGAGCGACCGCGGTGATCGTGGCAGACCCGAACACCGACCCGTTCAACCCCAACGTCGTACGGGCGTCGTTGGGGACGCTGTTCACCGTGCCCATCGCGGTCACCGACACCGCATCCGCGATAGACCAGCTACGAGCGAACCGGGTGCGGGTGCTAGCGGCGACTCCATTGGGCGCAATGCCCCATCACTCGGTCGATCTCACCGGCCCGATCGCCCTGGTGGTGGGCAGCGAGCAGTATGGCCTCAGCGACGCCTGGCTCGAGGACGCCGATGCCCGCATCGTCATCCGCATGCCTGGTTCGGTCGACAGCCTCAACGCGGCGATGGCGGCCGGGATCCTGTTGTTCGAGGCCGTCCGTCAGCGGGAGCATCTAGCGTTGCCCGATCGGGGCGGAGAGGAGCACTGA
- a CDS encoding cupin domain-containing protein, which translates to MNWHPAGSDHFTGDVWFGPMHSAADADGLSVLGVSFAPGARSDWHSHPGGQVLYVVAGVARVHAEGGATVTAGPGDTVHAEPGELHWHGAAPDSPMVHLSITAGGATEWLLRKVTDKEYES; encoded by the coding sequence GTGAATTGGCATCCGGCCGGTTCCGACCACTTCACCGGGGACGTTTGGTTCGGCCCGATGCACTCGGCCGCCGACGCCGACGGATTGAGCGTCCTCGGGGTGTCGTTCGCCCCCGGAGCCCGATCGGACTGGCACAGCCATCCCGGCGGGCAGGTCCTATATGTCGTTGCCGGCGTCGCCCGGGTACACGCCGAGGGCGGGGCGACGGTCACCGCCGGGCCGGGCGACACCGTCCACGCCGAACCGGGAGAGCTCCACTGGCACGGGGCGGCACCCGACAGCCCGATGGTGCACCTCTCGATCACCGCCGGCGGGGCCACCGAGTGGCTTCTGCGCAAAGTGACCGACAAGGAGTACGAGTCGTAA